The DNA segment CGCTGGTGATTGCGCTGATTGTTTTCGCCTGGCTGCGGGGGCGCTTTATGCAGCGGCTGGGTGGGACGACCGGGGATACGGCGGGGGCGCTGGTGGAGGTGGTTGAGGTGGCGGTGTTGGTGGTGGTGGCGTTTGCGCTGACCTGATTGGCCCTCTCCCCCGGCCCCTCTCCCTGAAGGGCGAGGGGAGCTTGTCCGTGCTGGAGTCCGACTCTGTGCTGCCGGCTACCTCCAGCATTACAGGCGCGAGTCACCCCTCTCCTCTTCAGGGAGAGGGGCCGGGGGAGAGGGAGTTACCTGGAAATGCCTCTTCCGCAGCCAATCGAATGGTTTCCAGTACGGCTTCAGTTTCCAGCAGCACTTCGTGGTTCCAGAACCGCAAGATTCTGAATCCCCGACTGGCCAGCCATGCATCCCGCTTCTCGTCAGTTGAACTTTCCAGATGCTGTCCGCCATCCACTTCCACTATCAGCATTCGCTCCTGGCAGATGAAGTCGACGATGAAGTGGCCAATGGGTTTCTGCCGTCGAAACTTCAAACCGAGCAGCCGTTTTGCGCGCAAATGCCGCCACAGCCACTGTTCCGCATCGGTCTGTTCCGCTCTTAGCCTTTTGGCGAATTCGAGCCTTTCCATGGCCTTTCCTCTTCTTGATGGAAAGGCCCGATCTTCCCTGCTATCAGCCTCGGAATGGTCCGAGAGCTGCCAGCGATTCCCCTCTCTACGGGCAGGATTCGATTGACGCTCCAACAAGTGCGGGTATATACATGCATCCCATGTTGCCGACCCAATGCCTCTGCACCAAGCTGCGCCGCGCCACCCGCAATGTGACCCGGCTATACGACGATGCCCTTGCCGACGTCGGGTTGAATGTCGCCCAGTATTCGTTGCTCAAGCATGTGACCCGGCTGGATCAGCCGAGTATCACCAGTCTGGCGGAATCCATGGGCCTGGACCGCAGCACCCTGGGGCGCAACCTCAAGGTGTTGGAGGCCAAGGACCTGGTGCAGCTGGAGGGCGGTGAGGACCAGCGCAATCGACTGGTGTCCCTGACGCCGGCCGGTCGCGCCAGCCTCGACGCCGCGTTGCAGGCCTGGGAGCGGGTGCAACAGGAGATGGGGCAGCGCATGGGGCCGGAGAAGCGGGCGGCCCTGATGGCGTTGCTGGATGATCTGGAACATATCGGCTGATCTTTTTGCTTTGAAGCGGGTATCTACCCGTAAAGGAATGTTCTATGACTTCAGTATGGCGTACGAGCGGCTGGGTTCTTCTAGGGGCCTCGCTGATCCTGGCGCTGTCGTTGGGTATTCGCCATGGCTTCGGCCTGTTCCTGGCGCCCATGAGCAGCGAATTCGGCTGGGGCAGGGAAGTGTTCGCCTTCGCCATTGCCTTGCAGAACCTGATCTGGGGCCTGGCGCAGCCCTTCACCGGTGCCCTGGCCGATCGCTTCGGCGCGGCGAAGACGGTGGTCATCGGTGGGGTGCTTTATGCGCTGGGTCTGGTGCTGATGGGCTACTCCGATTCGGCCCTGTCGCTGTCGTTCAGCGCCGGCTTGCTGATTGGTATCGGCCTCTCGGGCACGTCGTTCTCGGTCATCCTGGGCGTTGTGGGTCGCGCCGTGCCGGTTGAAAAACGCAGCATGGCCATGGGCATCGCGGCGGCTGCCGGTTCCTTCGGCCAGTTCGCCATGCTACCGGGCACCCTCGGGCTGATTGGCTGGCTCGGCTGGTCCGCGGCACTGCTGGCGCTGGGGTTGCTGGTGGCGCTGATCGTGCCGCTGGTGGCGATGATCAAGGACAACCCCCCACCGCCCCAGGCCCATGAGCAGAGCCTGGGCGATGCACTGCGCGAGGCGGCCGGCCACTCGGGCTTCTGGCTGCTGTCGCTGGGCTTCTTCGTCTGCGGCTTCCAGGTGGTATTCATCGGTGTTCACCTGCCGGCCTACCTGGTGGATCAGCACTTGCCGGCGACCGTCGGTACCACGGTGTTGGCCCTGGTAGGGCTGTTCAACGTCTTCGGCACCTACATCGCCGGCTGGCTGGGCGGTCGTCATGCCAAGCCGAAGCTGCTGACCGCGCTCTACCTGCTGCGCGCCGTGGTGATCGTGGCCTTCGTCTATGCGCCGCTGACCGCCTGGAGTGCCTACGCCTTCGGCATGGCCATGGGGCTGTTGTGGCTGTCCACCGTGCCGCTGACCAACGGTACGGTTGCCACGCTGTTTGGCGTACGCAACCTGTCCATGCTCGGTGGTATTGTCTTCCTGTTCCACCAACTGGGCGCCTTCCTCGGCGGCTGGCTGGGGGGCTACCTCTACGACCACACAGGTAGTTACGAACTGGTATGGCAGATTTCCATCTTCCTGAGCCTGATGGCCGCAGTGCTGAACTGGCCGGTGCGCGAGCAGCCGGTGGCGCGCCTGCAGCCCGCTGGAGCCGCATGAACCAGCGCCTGGGCTGGGCGCTGGGTGCCTTGCTGGCGGGTTTGCTGCTGGCGCTCGGCTGGTGGGGCTGGCAGCAGGGCGGCCTGGCGTTGATGCAGCTGGGATTCAATTGCTAGGCGGGTAGCTTGGCAGTAGCGTAGGCGGATCACACGATTTGAACGGGAGTCCGTCATGAAAGCCTTGCCCGCCCTGTCACTGTTGCTGCTCGCCCTGTTCGGCGGCCAGGCCATGGCCGCCGAATGCCCTTCGCTCCTGCAGCATCAACTGCCTCAACTGCGCTCCAGGGACACCATCGACCTTTGCCAGCGTTTTGCCGGCAAGCCCCTGCTGATCGTCAACACCGCCAGCCACTGCGGCTTCACCCCGCAGTTCAAGGGGTTGGAGGCGTTGTACAAGCGCTACAAGGAGCAGGGTTTTGAGGTGTTGGGCGTCCCTTCTGATGACTTCAAGCAGGAAGCCGCCACCAACGAGGAAACTGCCAAGGTCTGCTACGTGAATTACGGTGTGACCTTCGCCATGACCCAGCCGCAGCACGTCAGGGGCGATGAGGCGACGCCGCTCTACAAGGCGCTGATCGCCCAGTCTGGACAGTCGCCCCGCTGGAACTTCTACAAGTACGTGGTGGACCGCCAGGGCAAGGTGATCGCCCATTTCTCCAGCCTGACCAAGCCGGACGACCCGGACCTGCTCAAGGCCGTGGAACAGGCCCTGGCCAGTAAACCCTGAAGGGCTGGCACAAAAAAACCGGACATGTCCGGTTTTTTTGTGCCAGTGCGCCCACTCAGAAGCGGTAGGTCAGCTGCGCACCCAGGCCGTGGGCGCTGTTCTTGAAGGTGGAGCGATAGGCCCCCTTGCTGGCGTTGACCTGATCGATGTCGGCGTCTTCTTCCTTCAGGTAGGAGTAGGCGACGTCGATGGTCATGTCGTCGTTGGGGCTCCAGGCGGCACCCAGGCTGAGGATCTTGCGATCGTCGGTGGGGATGCGCGGCGAGCGGAATTCGTTGCGGGCCGGAGATTGGTCGTAGGCCAGGCCGGCGCGCAGGGTCCACTGTGGGTTCAGCTTGTAGGCGGCGCCGACGGCGTAGGACCAGGTGTCGCGCCAGTCCTGCTCTTCGGTAATGGTGCCGAGGGCTGGAGCCAGCAGGCCACGAACGCCGGTGTTCTCCACCTTGATTTCTTCCAGGCGGCTCCAGCGGGTCCAGGTGCTGCCTGCGTAAAGGGTCCAGGTGTCGTTCAGGTCATGGGTGACGGAGAAGTCGACCGATTCCGGGGTTTCCAGCTCCAGCGAGGCGTCGTATTTGCCAGCGGAGCTGCCCAGTACGGCGCCGCTGCCGGAAACGGTGGTGTCACCGCGCAGCTTGTAATCCACCTTGGAGTGGTAGGTCAGACCGAAACGGGTGCGCGGGTCCAGCTCGAACAGCACGCCGGCGTTGAAGCCGAGAGCGGTGTCGTCACCCTTGACCTTCACCTTGCCGTCGTTACGGCCCGGGGACAGCGGGTTGAGTACCGAAGAAGTGAGCTCACCGTCGATGCGGTTGATGGTGGGGCCGAAGCCGACTGAGAGCTGGTCGTTGATGCGGTAGCTGACGGTGGGCTGCACCGTGATTACGCGTACTTCGCTGCGGTCGCCGTAATAGCGGCCGGCAAAGCCGCTTTCATAGTCGGTGATCAGGCCGAAGGGCACGTAGACGCCCAGGCCGAAAGCCCATTTGTCGTCGATCGGCTTGACGTAGTAGCCCATGGGCACGGCCACGGTGGGAACCATGTCGCCGTCGTTGCTGCCGCCGAAGGTGCCACGGCCGTTGTCGATGTCGGTCTTGGCGAAGATCGCTGCAGCGCCGGCGCTCACTTGTTCGCGCTTCAGACGGGCCATGCCGGCGGGGTTGCCGAACACGGTGGTGGCGTCATCGGCCGAGGAGGAGCGGCCTGCAAAGGCGGTCCCCATGGCGCTGACGCTTTGTTCGTTGATGGCGAAGCCTGCCGCCAGGCTGTAGGTGGAGGCGGCGCTGACAGCCAGGGCGAGGGCGGTCCTGAAGACTCTGCTGATCACGGTGAACTCCTGAACGATGGTGCAAAGGCCGGCACGCTAACAGGATTGGGAGGGCCTTTCCAGTTCAAGAGTTTGTAAGGATTTTCATTGTAAGATTGTCGAACAATGTACCCAATGATGGCATTTTCGGTGATCGTGCATATTGCCTTGTACGCTTGTTCCTGACTGGTTGGTCAGTGATCAGGCGACCTGGCAAAGCCCTCCGACATGGCGCTGCCAGGCATCGATGAAGTCACGAGGACTGCCCTCGGGCTGGAACACCTGGCGCCAGACCATGGCGAGGCCGATCAGGTCGTCGGCAGCAGGCAGCACGAGCACGGTCGACTCCACCAGCATCCAGGCGATAGCGGTGGCATAGCGCAGGTTGACGGTCAGCTCCAGGTGCGGCGCGCCGAGGAATGCATGCTGGCTGGCCAGCCCACGCACCTGGCTGGCGAGTTCCGGGTCCCGGGCCAGGTGCTGGTCCCAGAGCTGCTGGTGGCGTTCGTCGCTGATGCGATAGAGGCCGCGCCCTTTGTCGCAGCCCAGGGCGGCTCCGAGGGCGGACTGGCAGGCTGCGGCGCCCAGCAACAGGCTTTCGGCGGTGGAGGAGGGGCGCTGCAGATAGAGCAGCGTCGGTCGTATCACATGCTGGCGCAGATCGCTGGCGGCAATGCCCATATGGCCCTCGCGAAAGGTGCCGGCGGGGCCGGGGCGTTTTGGCAGCTTCTCGTCGTTCTAGGGAAGGGCCCCACCGGGAGCGGGTTTAGCCGCTCGATTTGAAGTGTAGTGCGATATATGTGCTGTAAAGGCCTGTTTTTAAACTCTTTCAGGCTTCTGGTTATTGTCTATATAGCTGCCTGTGATTAAAAAACAGCCAGCAGGAGTGCGCCGCCAAGCCTCATTCCTGCTGGCGTTTCAGGGCTATTCGCCGGTGGCCAGGGGCCGCGCAGGCTGGGTGATCCACTCGCTCCAGGAGCCGGCATAGAGCTTGGCCAGGGGGTAACCGGCCAGGCTCAGGGCGAAGAGGTTGTGGCAGGCAGTGACACCGGAGCCGCAATAGGCCACCAGCTCGTCCTGCGGGCGGTCGCCGATCAGGGCGGCGAAGCGCTGCTTGAGCGTATCGGCGGGGAGGAAGCGCCCATCGCTGCCGAGATTGTCGGTAAACGCCGCGCATTGGGCGCCGGGAATGTGCCCGGCCACGGGGTCGATGGGTTCCACTTCGCCCTTGAAACGGGGCAGGGCGCGGGCGTCCAGCAGGGTCAGGCCGGCGTTGCCCAGGCGCTTCTGGAGCGCATCGGCGTCCACCAGCAGGCTGGCGTCGGGTTGGCCTGCGAAGGTGCCGGGCTGCACCGCCGGCGTCACGGTGGTGAGCGGCAGTTCCGCGTCACGCCAGGCCTTGAGGCCACCATCCAGCAGGAATACGCCATCGCGCTTGCCGAGCCAGGCCAGCAGCCACCAGGCGCGGGCGGCGAAGGCGCCGGGGCCGTCGTCGTAGAGGACGATGGTGCTGTCGGCACTGACGCCCCAATCGCGCAGTTTGCCGACCAGGGCCGCCGGGTCCGGTAGCGGGTGGCGACCGGTCACGCCACGGGTCACCGGGCCGGAAAGGTCGTGCTCCAGGTCGGCGAAGCGGGCCTTGGGGATGTGGCTTTCGGTGTAGCTGCGCTGGCCGTAGGCCGGGTCGTCGAGGGAGAAGCGGCAGTCGAGGATGACCAGGCCCGGTTCATCCTGGCGAGCGCTGAGTTGGGCAGGGCTGATGAGTTGTGCGAGCGACATGGCGGGTTCCTTGTCGTGGCCAGTGTTGTGGCAAGCATCATAAGGACGCCCGCCCGGCCTGTCGCGCCCTATCGACGGCGCGGAGGCCGCGCCGCCCGTGGCTCAGCGACAAGTGGCGCGCAGGCGCTGGAAACCGGCGTCGAGGTCCGCGATCAGGTCGTCCGGGTGTTCCAGGCCGATGTGCAGGCGCACCAGCGGGCCATCGGGCTTCCAGGTGGTGGCACTGCGGTGGGCGCTGGGGTTGGTCAGCAGGATCAGGCTTTCGAAACCACCCCAGCTGAAGCCCATGCCGAACAGCTGCATGTTGTCGAGCATGGCGTGGATGGCCTGCTCGGGCACAGGCTTGAAGATCACGCTGAACAGGCCGCAGGCGCCGCTGAAGTCGCGTTTCCACAGCGCGTGGCCGGGGGCGCCGGGCAGGGCGGGGTAGAGGATCTGTGCCACTTCCGGCTGCTCGGCCAGCCACCGGGCGATTTGTTCCGCGTTGCGTTGGTGTCGCTCCAGTCGCGTGGACAGGGTACGCAGACCGCGCAGGGCGAGGTAGGCGTCGTCCGCGCTGACCGAGAGGCCGAGCTGCTTGTAGAAGCCGCGTACCTGCGGGAACAGCGCTTCGGTGGTCAGGATCACGCCCATCAGCACATCGGAGTGGCCAACGATGTACTTGGTGGCCGCATGGATGGAGATGTCCACGCCGTGCTTGAAGGAGGCGAAATGCACCGGGGTGCTCCAGGTGTTGTCGAGCATCACCAGGGCGCCGTGGGCATGGGCGACTTCGGCGATGGCGGGCACGTCCTGCACTTCGAAGGTGAGCGAGCCGGGGGATTCGAGGAACACCACGCGGGTGTTGGGACGCATCAGCTCGGCGATGCCGCGACCGATCAGGGGGTCGTAGTAGGTGGTCTCGATGCCGAAGCGTTTCAGGGTTTCGTCGCAGAAGGCGCGGGTCGGGTCGTAGACCGAGTCGGTCATCAGCAGGTGGTCGCCAGGCTTGAGCGTGGCCAGCAGGGCGGTGGTCAGGGCACTCAGGCCGCTGGGGGTCAGCATGGCGCCGTAGGCACCTTCCAGCTCCGCCAGGGCGCTTTCCAGTGAGCGGGTCGTCGGGTTGCCGTGGCGGCCGTAGGTATTGAGGGTGCCGTGCTGGGCATGCAGGGCTTCCACCGTCGGGAAGAGCAGCGTGGAAGCGCGGTAGACCGGGGTATTGACGGTGCCGCCGACCCGGCCCCGTTCGCGGCCTTCATGGGCCAGCAGTGTTTCATGGTGCAGCTTGCGGTCGTCCACGGATGTTTCCTCTGAATCCGGATAGCAGGGGTAGCATCTGCCGCGGTCGGCAGGTGGCTGGAGTGGGGAGAAGATTACCGATGGCGGCGGGGAAATTCTTTGCTTTGATTTGCCCTTAATTGCTGGATGGTAGAAATAAAATCTACTTAAAGTTCAATTTGTAGGAAATATTTCCTAGCGCTCGCCTTGTCGTGGAAATCGTCAGTCTCCCTCCTGCGTGAGGTGGCCGAGCGGTAGGGCGGTGGTGTGCTTGATCACTTCCATGGCGAAGCCGGAGCTGACGTCGGACAGGTCCGCGACCCGGATCAGGCGCTTGTACACGGCGTCGTAGCCCTTGATGTCGGGCACCACGATCTTGAGCAGGTAATCGACGTCGCCGGTCATGCGGTAGATCTCGACGATCTCGGGAATGTCGCGGGTGCCTTCGATGAACTGCCGGGTCCAGTCGTCGCTGTGGCGGCTGGTGCGGATGGTGACGAACACAGTGACCCCGAGGTTGAGTCGTTCGGCATCGCACAGGGCGACCTGCCGGGTGATCACGCCGTCTTCACGCAATTTCTGCAGGCGCCGCCAGCAGGGCGTAGGGGAAAGGTTGACCGCCTCGGCGAGCTCCGCGAGCGAGATGGAAGCGTCCTGCTGCAGGAGGCTGATGATCTGCAGGTCTTTCTTGTCCATGGGGCTGGGTCCGGGCCGGAGGCATTGGGTCAGCAGGCTGGCGGGCCAACTGTGTCGAAGCGATGACATTCGAAATCATAAGGTCACCCGTGCTTGAAGTCGCGCGGGCCGACCTGGATACCGCCCGACGCCAGCCCTTGCGGCGCGGAGCGTCTCGGCCAAATGATGGCCGATACCCGTGGGCGAATGGAGGCATTGCTGGGGCCTGAGTCCGGTGAAGCTGCGGTCGTGGTGCTGCGTAAAGTGGCGGTGCAATCCAAGGGTGGATAGCGCTTTTCTATCCACCATTGGCGTTGCTGCAGGCCCCGGATGGTGGACATGAAAAGCGATGTCCACCTTACACATTCGATCCGGACTCCGGTCTTTCGGGGCTCAGCGGATCTTCAGCTTGCCGATCCGGTCGTTGTCCAGGCTGCCCAGGTAGAGGTAGTCCCCCGCCGGCTTGACCGATGTGACCATGCGCAAGTGGGTACCACTGGTATCGTGCAGGCTGTGGATGATCTCGCCCTTCTCGTTCAGTTGCAGCGCCAGGCCGTAGGGCACCGGCTTGGGCCAGAACATGCGCGGCAGCTTGGCGAGCTGCGCCTTCAGCCAGGGCTGGGTGTGCAGGAAATCGGCGTCTGCCTTGCGCGGGGTGGGCAGGGCGACCCAGAAGGTGCCCTGGTGGTCACCCTGGAGGTTGTCCGGCAGGCCCGGCAGGTTGTCGATGAACACATCATGGGTGCCGGCCTTCTCGCCGCTCAGCCAGTAGCGGGTGATGCGATAGCGGTAGGTCTCGTTGACCAGCACGAAGTCCTCATTGGCCGACAGCGCTACGCCATTGGCGAAGTACAGGTCCTTGAGCAGCACCTCGGTCTTGCCGGTCACCGGGTCGAAGCGCATCAGGCGGCCGTGGGGACGGGCTTCCAGCAGGTCCAGCAGGTAATCCGGTTGCTCGAACTTGCTCGAGGCGTCGGTGAAGTAGATGCGGCCGTCCTGGGCGATGTCCAGGTCGTTGGTAAAGCGGAAGGGCCCGCCTTCGGCTTCGGCGGCGAGTACGCTGATCTGGCCCTGCGGGTCGATGCGCAGCAGGCCCTTGTAGGCATCGCCCACGATCAGGTTGCCGGCGGCGTCGAAGTCCATGCCCAGCGGGCGGCCGCCAGTTTCGACAAAGGTTTCCACCTGGCCGTTCTCACCGATGCGCACGATGCGGCCGTCATGCAGGCCGGCATAGAGGCGGCCCTGGGCGTCGACGGCGGTGTCTTCCGGGCCCTGTACCTGGCCCTGGGCGATCAGCTCGGCCTTCATCAGGGTGTCGTTGGGCTCCAGCACGCCGGTCATGGTCGGTGCCTTGGGGGCGTCCCAGGCCAGCGGATCGATGGGGGAGGGGGTGATGGCGAGGTAGACCGCCACGGCGGCGATCAGCAGGGCGAGCAGGCCCAGCAGCTTCTTCATGTTCTTGTATCCCTTCAGGTCGGTGTCGGCCGGAGCCTTGTTCTTCTGCGCGGGCTTTTTAGCAGCCGTCCGCCACTGGCGCCAGGGCTGAATGTTGCGGCATCAGGCAGGCCGCAGTTGACAGTGCCGGGGCCGCTTGCGCAGTATCAGGCCCTTCGCTGCATTCAACCGAGCTTTCAATGCCCGCCATCGCTTCCTCCGCCGTTCTTGCCCTGGCCCTTCCGGCCCAGGCGTCGGCTATTGGCGTCGTTGTGGGTAAATCGAAGAAACAGTCGCTCATTTGACCGGGGCGCGCTGTCCCGTCAGATGGGCTGACAGGACAGTGGGCGCGAAAGTAGGTCGATCCTCCCTCGAACATCCCTCCCTGCATCCCTCCGACGGTGACTCTGACGGTCAGCCAAAGGAGATTTGCAATGCCTGTGTTTTCTGGAATCTGGGTTGCCCTGGTGACCCCCTTCAATGATGGCGCCATCGACTTTCCCGCACTTCGCCGCCTGGCTCGGCATCTGCTGGATGAAGGTGCCGCCGGGCTGGTGGCCTGCGGCACCACGGGGGAGGCGGCGGCCTTGTCCAAGGACGAACAATTGGCCGTGCTGGACGCGCTGCTCGACGAAGTGCCTGCCGAGTGCCTGGTGATGGGGCTGGCGGGCAATAACCTGGCCGACGTGCTCGCCTTCCAGCGCGAGGTGCAGCGCCGACCCGTCGCAGGCGTGCTGGTGCCGGCGCCTTACTACATCCGCCCGTCGCAGGATGGTCTGCTGGCCTGGTTCAGCGCCATCGCCGATGCCTCGATCGTGCCGGTGATTCTCTATGACATCCCCTATCGCACCGGTGTCCGCCTCGAACTGCCCACCCTGCGCCAACTGGCCCGGCACCCGAGGATCGTTGCGATCAAGGATTGCGGCGGCAACCCTGAAACCACCCAGGCGCTGATCGCCGACGCTGAGCTGGACGTGCTGACCGGCGAAGATGGGCAGATCTTCACCACGCTCTGCCTGGGCGGTCGCGGGGCCATCTCCGCCGCAGCGCATATCCACACCCGCGAGTTCGTGCGGCTGGTGGAATACGTTGGCACCGGTGAACTCGACGCCGCGCGAGGGATCTTCCAGAAACTGCAGCCGCTGCTTCGGCTGGCCTTCGCCGAGCCCAATCCCGCGCCGGTGAAAAGCCTGTTGGCCATGCAGGGGCTGATTACCGACGAACTGCGCCTGCCGATGCTGCCCAGTTCCGCGGCCTTGCGCGAACGCCTGCGCAGCGAGTTGGCCTAGGCGCCAACCCGCCCCGCCGGGACGCGTTGCAGCGGGGCGGGAGCGATGCAAGGCGCGAAGCGAGGCTCCGCGCGATATATACTGCGCGCCACTGATTCAAGGAGAGCCTTGTGGCCATCGACATTATCTGGATTCGCGACGACGCCTCGCTGGCC comes from the Pseudomonas sp. TCU-HL1 genome and includes:
- a CDS encoding endonuclease domain-containing protein; this translates as MERLEFAKRLRAEQTDAEQWLWRHLRAKRLLGLKFRRQKPIGHFIVDFICQERMLIVEVDGGQHLESSTDEKRDAWLASRGFRILRFWNHEVLLETEAVLETIRLAAEEAFPGNSLSPGPSP
- a CDS encoding MarR family winged helix-turn-helix transcriptional regulator, with the protein product MLPTQCLCTKLRRATRNVTRLYDDALADVGLNVAQYSLLKHVTRLDQPSITSLAESMGLDRSTLGRNLKVLEAKDLVQLEGGEDQRNRLVSLTPAGRASLDAALQAWERVQQEMGQRMGPEKRAALMALLDDLEHIG
- a CDS encoding MFS transporter; this translates as MTSVWRTSGWVLLGASLILALSLGIRHGFGLFLAPMSSEFGWGREVFAFAIALQNLIWGLAQPFTGALADRFGAAKTVVIGGVLYALGLVLMGYSDSALSLSFSAGLLIGIGLSGTSFSVILGVVGRAVPVEKRSMAMGIAAAAGSFGQFAMLPGTLGLIGWLGWSAALLALGLLVALIVPLVAMIKDNPPPPQAHEQSLGDALREAAGHSGFWLLSLGFFVCGFQVVFIGVHLPAYLVDQHLPATVGTTVLALVGLFNVFGTYIAGWLGGRHAKPKLLTALYLLRAVVIVAFVYAPLTAWSAYAFGMAMGLLWLSTVPLTNGTVATLFGVRNLSMLGGIVFLFHQLGAFLGGWLGGYLYDHTGSYELVWQISIFLSLMAAVLNWPVREQPVARLQPAGAA
- a CDS encoding glutathione peroxidase translates to MKALPALSLLLLALFGGQAMAAECPSLLQHQLPQLRSRDTIDLCQRFAGKPLLIVNTASHCGFTPQFKGLEALYKRYKEQGFEVLGVPSDDFKQEAATNEETAKVCYVNYGVTFAMTQPQHVRGDEATPLYKALIAQSGQSPRWNFYKYVVDRQGKVIAHFSSLTKPDDPDLLKAVEQALASKP
- a CDS encoding OmpP1/FadL family transporter is translated as MISRVFRTALALAVSAASTYSLAAGFAINEQSVSAMGTAFAGRSSSADDATTVFGNPAGMARLKREQVSAGAAAIFAKTDIDNGRGTFGGSNDGDMVPTVAVPMGYYVKPIDDKWAFGLGVYVPFGLITDYESGFAGRYYGDRSEVRVITVQPTVSYRINDQLSVGFGPTINRIDGELTSSVLNPLSPGRNDGKVKVKGDDTALGFNAGVLFELDPRTRFGLTYHSKVDYKLRGDTTVSGSGAVLGSSAGKYDASLELETPESVDFSVTHDLNDTWTLYAGSTWTRWSRLEEIKVENTGVRGLLAPALGTITEEQDWRDTWSYAVGAAYKLNPQWTLRAGLAYDQSPARNEFRSPRIPTDDRKILSLGAAWSPNDDMTIDVAYSYLKEEDADIDQVNASKGAYRSTFKNSAHGLGAQLTYRF
- a CDS encoding sulfurtransferase yields the protein MSLAQLISPAQLSARQDEPGLVILDCRFSLDDPAYGQRSYTESHIPKARFADLEHDLSGPVTRGVTGRHPLPDPAALVGKLRDWGVSADSTIVLYDDGPGAFAARAWWLLAWLGKRDGVFLLDGGLKAWRDAELPLTTVTPAVQPGTFAGQPDASLLVDADALQKRLGNAGLTLLDARALPRFKGEVEPIDPVAGHIPGAQCAAFTDNLGSDGRFLPADTLKQRFAALIGDRPQDELVAYCGSGVTACHNLFALSLAGYPLAKLYAGSWSEWITQPARPLATGE
- the metC gene encoding cystathionine beta-lyase: MDDRKLHHETLLAHEGRERGRVGGTVNTPVYRASTLLFPTVEALHAQHGTLNTYGRHGNPTTRSLESALAELEGAYGAMLTPSGLSALTTALLATLKPGDHLLMTDSVYDPTRAFCDETLKRFGIETTYYDPLIGRGIAELMRPNTRVVFLESPGSLTFEVQDVPAIAEVAHAHGALVMLDNTWSTPVHFASFKHGVDISIHAATKYIVGHSDVLMGVILTTEALFPQVRGFYKQLGLSVSADDAYLALRGLRTLSTRLERHQRNAEQIARWLAEQPEVAQILYPALPGAPGHALWKRDFSGACGLFSVIFKPVPEQAIHAMLDNMQLFGMGFSWGGFESLILLTNPSAHRSATTWKPDGPLVRLHIGLEHPDDLIADLDAGFQRLRATCR
- a CDS encoding Lrp/AsnC family transcriptional regulator; translation: MDKKDLQIISLLQQDASISLAELAEAVNLSPTPCWRRLQKLREDGVITRQVALCDAERLNLGVTVFVTIRTSRHSDDWTRQFIEGTRDIPEIVEIYRMTGDVDYLLKIVVPDIKGYDAVYKRLIRVADLSDVSSGFAMEVIKHTTALPLGHLTQEGD
- a CDS encoding SMP-30/gluconolactonase/LRE family protein, which produces MKKLLGLLALLIAAVAVYLAITPSPIDPLAWDAPKAPTMTGVLEPNDTLMKAELIAQGQVQGPEDTAVDAQGRLYAGLHDGRIVRIGENGQVETFVETGGRPLGMDFDAAGNLIVGDAYKGLLRIDPQGQISVLAAEAEGGPFRFTNDLDIAQDGRIYFTDASSKFEQPDYLLDLLEARPHGRLMRFDPVTGKTEVLLKDLYFANGVALSANEDFVLVNETYRYRITRYWLSGEKAGTHDVFIDNLPGLPDNLQGDHQGTFWVALPTPRKADADFLHTQPWLKAQLAKLPRMFWPKPVPYGLALQLNEKGEIIHSLHDTSGTHLRMVTSVKPAGDYLYLGSLDNDRIGKLKIR
- the dapA gene encoding 4-hydroxy-tetrahydrodipicolinate synthase, with translation MPVFSGIWVALVTPFNDGAIDFPALRRLARHLLDEGAAGLVACGTTGEAAALSKDEQLAVLDALLDEVPAECLVMGLAGNNLADVLAFQREVQRRPVAGVLVPAPYYIRPSQDGLLAWFSAIADASIVPVILYDIPYRTGVRLELPTLRQLARHPRIVAIKDCGGNPETTQALIADAELDVLTGEDGQIFTTLCLGGRGAISAAAHIHTREFVRLVEYVGTGELDAARGIFQKLQPLLRLAFAEPNPAPVKSLLAMQGLITDELRLPMLPSSAALRERLRSELA